A genomic region of Cannabis sativa cultivar Pink pepper isolate KNU-18-1 chromosome 1, ASM2916894v1, whole genome shotgun sequence contains the following coding sequences:
- the LOC133033593 gene encoding uncharacterized protein LOC133033593, producing MMSMLCRPFFIFLAVMLICFLFFQMAPRLIIPAPEHFTGRVTYRGTGIFAKIKARFEEFNLNNTAKESRFGNFWNVVPLTFSSVLFHQLMLHKMKVDAQEELRMRFYVGRKEVRFGVLEFALITGLDFSSGPTEEEKAAQVARSGSDRLINRYFNRSDSVKTEALQLQFTNCQNPEDLYKLGLCLFVESVLLGREANALITPHILRYVEDLEFFFRIPWGKHSFARLMHSLQKDMLKQKANYEKKLSSDVQHECKYTAYGFAPAVQYWAYEAILEVGKRYGTNHGIRFPRMLSWTSKGDIGKKDVSALFSRRNLEVVKGLLPRTEEEAFVRTISYDGVENLVDDVVDDTEAEAGSQVPETQVQDTQETDTQVPIFGTFFYVFIFYCFCFVIFVTLWNYRMLTVSF from the exons atgatgtcgatgttatgtcgaccattttttatttttttggcagTTATGttgatttgttttttgttttttcagatggctcccagactcatcattccagcacccgagcattttactggccgcgtcacatataggggcactggaatttttgcaaaaatcaaAGCTCGGTTTGAGGAGTTCAACCTTAATAACACGGCGAAGGAAAGCCGTTTCGGGAACTTCTGGAATGTCGTACCATTGACCTTctcctcggtgttatttcaccagctgatgctccacaaaatgaaagtggatgctcaggaggagttgaggatgaggttttatgttggtcggaaggaggtccgattcggggtgctggagtttgcactcattacgggtttggacttctcctcggggccaacagaagaggagaaggctgcGCAGGTCGCGCGCTCGGGGTCAGACCGATTGATCAACAGATATTTCAACCGGTCTGATAGTGTGAAGACAGAAGCACTCCAACTTCAGTTCACAAACTGCCAGAAcccggaagacttgtacaagctcggcttgtgcttgtttgtggagtcagtGCTTCTGGGCCGCGAGGCGAACGCGCTGATTACGCCTCACATACTTAGATATGTGGAAgacctcgagttcttcttccggattccttgggggaagcactcattcgccagactcatgcactcgcttcagaaagacatgttgaaacagaaggccaactacgagaagaagctgagttcggatgttcagcacgagtgcaaatacacagcatatggcttcgcacctgcagtacaatattgggcgtacgaggccattttggaggttgggaagaggtatggcacgaaccacgggattcggttccccaggatgcttagctggacgagcaaaggcgatattgggaagaaagacgtcagtgcattattttctagacgg aatcttgaagtggtgaaggggctacttccacggacagaggaggaggcatttgtgaggaccatatcttacgatggtgtggagAACCTGGTTGATGATGTTGTGGATGACACAGAGGCTGAGGCAGGTAGTCAGGTACCAGAGACTCAGGTCCAAGATACTCAGGAAACAGACACTCAGGTACCaatttttggaacttttttttatgtctttattttttattgtttttgttttgtgatatttgttacattgtggaattatcgtatgcttaccgtatctttttga
- the LOC133029318 gene encoding uncharacterized protein LOC133029318, with product MQHIDAAMHMLRRRRTDYPLTFPQKGIILSTFVTAMMSSAWTSHKGPRKNFKWEDYILDYCRGAHKSQVFERWRGNEFIYFVLNLPEARHWVTVEVDIELWKINVYDCDSSVCHWTALEPILKVWAELLPSLILATGEFPHNNQIMALANCDITVLPKMHATRATHDLVPKSATSGDCGVYCIEYVEHLMMQRGLTDVTPDRIAMFRQRWCVDLFYQNVG from the exons ATGCAGCATATAGATGCAGCAATGCATATGCTGAGGAGGCGACGCACCGACTATCCACTGACATTTCCTCAGAAGGGTATCATTCTCTCCACATTCGTGACCGCCATGATGAGCAGTGCATGGACGAGCCACAAGGGTCCGAGAAAAAACTTTAAATGGGAGGATTATATCCTGGACTACTGCAGAGGGGCtcataag tcccaagtctttgagagatggaggggtaacgagtttatttacttcgttctgAACCTTCCCGAGGCAAGGCACTGGGTCACAGTTGAAGTCGACATAGAgctgtggaaaattaatgtctacGACTGTGATTCCAGCGTCTGTCATTGGACCGCCTTGGAACCCATCCTGAAGGTTTGGGCAGAACTGCTGCCCTCGCTAATCCTTGCAACCGGGGAATTTCCACATAACAACCAGATCATGGCGTTAGCTAACTGTGACATCACGGTGCTTCCAAAAATGCACGCGACTCGAGCCACTCACGACTTAGTTCCGAAGTCAGCAACCAG tggtgattgtggcgtctattgcattgagtatgtggagcatctcatgatgcaGCGTGGATTGACCGATGTGACGCCAGACCGGATAGCTATGTTTCGTCAACGGTGGTGTgtcgatttattttaccaaaatgttggctga